The sequence gtgagctctggGCTCCTGAACTGACTTAGGGTGAAAACCCTTATAAACTTGGCGTGACCAAGATGAGGTGCGCTCTGGGCTCCTGAACTGACATCGGGTGAAAACCCTTATAAACTCGGCGTgaccaagatgaggtgagctctggGCTCCATAAATGACATCGGGTGAAAACCCTTATAAACTTGGCGTGACCAAGATGAGGTGCGCTCTGGGCTCCTGAACTGACATCGGGTGAAAACCCTTATAAACTCGGCGTgaccaagatgaggtgagctctggGCTCCATAAATGACATCGGGTGAAAACCCTTATAAACTTGGCGTAACCAAGGTGAGGTGAGCTCTGGGCTCCTGAACGGACTTAGGGTGAAAACCCTTATAAACTTGGCGTGACCAAGATGAGGTAAGCTCTGGGCTCCTGAACTGACATCGGGTGAAAACCCATATAAACTCGGCGTgaccaagatgaggtgagctctggGCTCCTGAATTGACATCAGGTGAAAACCTTTGTAAACTTGGCGTaaccaagatgaggtgagctctggGCTTCTGAACTGACTTAGGGTGAAAACCCTTATAAACttgacgtgaccaagatgaggtgagctctgaGGCTCCTGAACTGAGATTGGGTGAAAACCCTTTCCTTCAATAATATCTAATAAAAACGTGTAATTCTATTAATATAAATGCATGTAACATTAAAACCTTATGTCCTTACTACAAAAGTAACTGACagaataaaagaaattaaaggTATAATAATATCTAAGTATAATATTTGCGGAGGTGATAAGCATTCCATGGCCTCTTCAATTTCTTCCCTGCCAGATCTTCTAAGTAATAGGCACCAGAGCTGAGCTTCTCTACCACCTTGAACGGTCCTTTCCATCTTGGATCTAGCTTTCCAACATCAACATCTTGAATTTTCTTCCAAACTACGTCTCCAACGTTAAAGCTTATCTGAATGACCTTCTTATTGTAGGATCGGGCTATACGTCTCTTGTAAGCTTCCATTCTTATGGCTGCGGCCTCTCTCTTTTCTTCCAAGAAGTCTAAGTCTGCTGCTCGTCTCTCATTGTTTTGTTCATCATAGCATATTACTCTAGAGGTCTCTTCGCCAATCTTTGCCGGAAGCACTGCTTCATTTCCATAAACCAAGCTGAAAGGTGTTCCCCCGCTTCGGAGTGGTCATGTACAACCATAGCACGCTTGGGAGCTCTTCCACCCAATTTCTTTTTGCATTCTCATATGTCTACGTCTTTGCTCAgtatttcccacagacggcgccaattgATGTTGCTAAAATCGGTGATGATAACTAGGAGGTCGGATCAAACCTTTGAGCGGTGGCTGGGAGGTCGGATCTTCACTTGGGGAGCTCGGATTGGACCTTCGAAATCTGGCAACACGAACAAgaacgttagaagggggccgaaAGGTTGTTCCGGCGTAGccttccgacgctcaagtcagagataGAAAACTGAGAGAGTACTGTGTGTGTAAAGCGAGTGAATATATGAATCAATAAATAGTGAacgaaacctggtatttataggagaacaaTAGAGTCCTGATTTTGGTATATTTAGATCCTTAGAATTTTGCAAGATTTGTTTTAGATCCTGTGAAAGATTTGGTCATATCTTCTAGATTTGGTTAGATTTTTGTGGGCTATCTGTTGGCGTCTAGGCAAGAGTTATCATAGTCATGAGTCCGCCTATCATCTTAGTCCCTGGGAGATCGGCTCGGGAGGTCGGCCACAACATGTCAACTCGGCACGATCACACTACACGGGAGGCCGGCTCGGGACTCTTGGGAGCTCGGCATTGGAGCTCGGCGTGGGAGGTCGGCCAAAGCATTCCCAATCGTCGTGAAAGCACCCTATGGGAGGTCGGCTCGGCTTCGTTCTTGGAGGTCGGCGGTGGAGGTCGGCCATCTCACTGATCGACGAGAATGTGAATCCGGGAGGTCGGTCTGGATGACCTCCCGGATGACCTCCCACCGTCTTCATGTGAATGAGGTGACCTCTTGATGGGCTCTGTCACGAAGATGACCTTCCGAGGCTTTCCGAATACCCTTGTGGGCTCTCTCTTTTTGGGCTACCGAGAGTGGGCCGGACCTCTCTCCGTTCCGGGGGTATCATGTTGAAACATAGAAAAATTAcacatccaataggtgagtgtCAATTCATTGTTGCTTGCATTAAGTATTCACAATGGTTATGCATCagatcaaaatattatatttatatatataatagacaTGTATTTTATATATGCATGTACAAGTTCTACCATTTTCAACTCCATGATATTCTTTATATATTCATGGGCACTGTTGCCTAACCGAGGTAGGTGTCAAATACATTAAATATACGGGTAAATGTGTAAAAACCCAAAAccgaattattattttattatttagtttATATTCTATAAATTTAAAACACCTAACGTACGCATGGGATAAATCGTGGTACTCTTTGAACTAGAGAGATGGAATATGAAAATTGGGAGGTGCTAAAAGTAAATATCATCTCATTTCATCAAATTAAAGGTCTCATGAAATACTAGATATGTCTTGGATTCTGATGTagaaaaaatagatattttgaaaatcaatgTACTCGGAATGAGAATAATAGCATGcatctatattattatatgtactattctatactatattattaaatttgagacacttagagtaactacattagaggacaccaaaatatttaatttcataattatcctACTAAAACATCATCAAGTCATTCCATATTTTACACTAAAAAAATCTAAAGAAAACTTtctttttaaatcgaacaactcttctaaatataaaataatttcgtgttaacTGTTtcgtattatttgatcaaataaaaaataataataatacatgcaATACATGTACATCTTTTACtagttattattatatattattaaatttgagatacttagagtaactaacttttggTGTTATGGTCTGTTTtgatacttatatatattaataaagtgttaaaaatTCAAGACAAGTCatctataatatatatactatattattaagtttgagacccTTAGAGTAACTATTTAAAaggacatcaaaatatttaattccataattatcTTTCTTACCATACTAAAAACCTCATCAaatcactccatattttacatagaaataaATCTAAACAAACTTCCATTTTAAATCGAATAACTCTTCTAAATCGAAAATAATTCCgtgttaattatttagtaatatttgatcaaattaaaaataataataacacacgTAACGCGTGTGCATCTTTtactaattattatattattaagtttgagacaccTAGAATAACTAACTTTTGGtgttatgatatatttttagacttataaatattaataaaatgttaaaaatttaatgcaAGTTATATGTAGCTTAGCAGATAgagtctttattttttaaacattcaGTTGAAAGTTCAATTCTTAATTgagtgttttttctttttttcctttctattttttaatttatgtatacaaattacaatatattttctcactatttcttataattatattttgatcttcatttaaatataaaccaaataaactataaaaatattgttcgGTACACTAatgtaaattaaaaataaatccaaagttataattttgaatcaaattaataaatcattatGATGAAACTATAACtttaattttatcttatttcaattaaaaatctaaattatttgctatttttttaatcgaagagtaatacatttcatgaagttttgagttttaaaaaaaggaaaaaagaagaagaatttaAGTTTTTGTTTGAAATTTGGGCAAATAAATTATATTGGTTTGGGCCAACACGGCCCACTTAGTGTCCGAACAAATCCAGGTAGATTAAACAAGCCCATGGAATTCTCGAATAAATCAATCCATTGAAGATCCAAATTTCATCGTCGGGTCAAATATAAACAGCTGGCGCTCCGAAACGGCtcctcaaaatttcaaatttcattccCCAATCCATCCCGCTCCTCTTCTTTCCCTCACGGACCGAGAGTGAGATCTGAGGATTGATTCTAACACAAACTTCACTGACACACGCTCAAGGATGTCGAATCGTCATGAGAAAGAAAAGAGCGTAAATGTTCAGGTGCTGCTTCGGTGCAGGTAATGCGTTATTGATTTGATGCaagagtttttgttttttttttaaaaatttattggtgTTTTGTGTATTAATGTTAGATTCTTGTTGGTTTTTTTGTGTGTATGTAATAGGCCTTTCAGCGAGGACGAGTTGCGGAATAATGCGCCGCAGGTGGTGACTTGCAATGAGTTCTTAAGAGAGGTCTCCGTTTCGCAGAATATCGCAGGAAAACACTTGGATCGGGTTTTTACTTTTGACAAGGTGATTGTGTTTAGTTTCTTGTTATGGAGTTTCTTCTCAGTGATTATTTAAACAATTATCTTAATATGGGTTGTTCAAATTCATAAACTCGCTGTATTTTTGCAGTAAAGGTAATTTACACTTCTTGTGTCTGCATTGAAAACTGTGCTGTGTGTGGGTATAGAAACTGTTGTCAAGTAAATACACTACGTAGAGTTTTGAATGTTACTGCACAAAATTATAACATGCTCAAATAAGCGCTTTATAAGATGCACTTAACTAATCTTTGTTGTTCAGGTCTTCGGTCCTAATGCCCAACAAAGTGATCTTTATCAACAAGCAGTTGTTCCCATAGTTAATGAGGTTTTGGAAGGGTTTAATTGTACCATCTTTGCCTACGGACAGACTGGCACGGGAAAAACTTATACGATGGAGGGTGAATGTAAGAGGTCAAAGGTACTtagtttgttattattttattattctaattCTACAGATCAATATTGTGTTTTATTGCACCACAAGGACTAGCCTTGGATTTAACTTACATTATTGCTTAATATTGCAGAGTGGTCCAAATGGAGAATTGCCTCCAGAAGCAGGAGTTATACCGCGAGCagtaaaacaaatatttgaCACCTTAGAGAGTCAAAACGCAGAATACAGTGTGAAAGTTACTTTCTTGGAGCTGTATAATGAAGAAATAACTGACTTGTTAGCGCCAGAAGACATGTCTAGAGTTACCATGGAGGACAAGCAGAAAAAGCTATTGCCACTCATGGAAGATGGGAAAGGTGGTGTTCTTGTCAGAGGACTGGAAGAGGAAATTGTAGCTAGTGCATCTGAGATTTTCACTTTACTTGAACGGGGATCTGCTAAACGCAGAACTGCTGAAACCTTACTGAATAAGCAATCAAGGTTCTTGTTATTTCTCTGCTTCTAGTTGTGTGATAGTGTTCCGAGACTCTCAAAAAGATATTATTACAATTCCTTTTAATTTCAGTCGATCGCATTCTCTGTTTTCCATAACAATACATATAAAGGAAGCTACACCAGAAGGTGAAGAATTGATTAAATGTGGCAAGTTGAATCTGGTTGATTTAGCTGGTTCAGAGAACATCTCTCGTTCTGGTGCCAGGGAGGTAAGTTTGGCTTCTGCATAAAGTGGGTTTCCTTATTTTGAAAGTTGTCTTTCTcattgaaattttgaattatcCTAAAGCCTAATATCTTTAGAATATGTGCAGGGTAGGGCAAGAGAAGCAggagaaataaataaaagtttgcTTACATTAGGAAGAGTAATAAATGCACTCGTCGAGCATCTTGGACATATTCCATACAGGTTAAACTTcgagttattaaatttattCTTTCCTTTAAATATCTTTGGTTGAGCAGCATTTATCTCTTGACCATCTCTACTAACTCCTTTGATAGGGACAGCAAGCTCACACGATTACTTCGTGATTCCTTGGGAGGAAGAACCAAGACCTGCATCATTGCCACAGTGTCACCTGCAGTTCATTGTCTTGAGGAGACCCTTAGCACTTTAGATTATGCTCATAGGGCTAAGAATATAAAGAATAAACCAGAGGTTTTATTGAagcttttacatatttattcgtTGTTAAATGTTTCCTTAAATTTGATTTCTTCATGCAACTTTCATGGAAATATTATGTTCTTGCATCTGTTTTTTGAGCGAagatattttcttgaaatccaTCTTTCgctcttttattttcttgtcaGATATCACCATCATTTATGCTAATTAATTAACGAACGGTGCCTATCGATTTGAATGAGTTTTGAATTTCGAGTTCTACcttattttcttgttttgattCATGATATAGTTAGTGTCAAACTGTCAATGAATCTATTTAGCGATCTCATGAATGTaaatattaattcaaatggtgGTCTTTCATCTGTGCATTGGTTTCTAAAACATAAGCAGTTTTGAAATGTTcaatttttaagatattttcTTTGAACTTGTAGGTGAATCAGAAGATGATGAAATCAACTCTGATTAAAGATCTATATGGTGAAATTGAGCGGCTTAAGGGAGGTAAAGGTTTTGTTGTTATGATGGGATGTATATCTCGACTTATCAATAGGCCTTCAAAAGTTGAGTTTCTTGCATTTTTACCCTGTGCCTCGTTTTCTTTCTGTGTAGAGGTTTATGCTGCAAGAGAGAAAAATGGAGTCTACATTCCTAAGGAGCGATATTATCAGGAGGAGAGTGAGAGAAAGGTACTGTACTGTCGCATATTAAATGCTGTGATCTAATGCTGATTTCTAAACTCTGGCTCTCATATGTCATATATCTTCTTCACAGGACTAAGAGTTGTGATGGCATGCTTTTAGATGCGTTGTTTTTTATTATCTAAAACCTATTATCTTAATGAATTACTCCATTTAGGTTATGGCTGATCAGATCGAACAATTGGGATCAACAATCGAAAATCAACAGAAGGTCAGCTTGAGAGAGGCtctatacaaaaaaaaaaagtaaattgtAGGCATTCCTATGAAAGTGTGCTGAATCTGTTTGGTCATTTTACACAGCAAATTGAGGAATTACATTGCAAATATAATGCTCAGGTCAAACAATGCTCTTATTTGGGCAACAAACTTGAGGTGACACAGGTAAGTTATCTTCCATGTATGGCGTAATCATAATGATTTAATTCGCAGCTTCTTACTCGGAGTTGTTTGCAGAAAGATTTGAACCATACTAGCATATTGTTGGAAAGCACTGAGGATGAGTTACGTCGATGCCATTATTCTCTTAAGGAGAGAGACTTCATCATAttagaacaaaaaaaatctgGTATTTTATCATTTCTATAGTACTAGATTTTTTTACCTTTCTGGagatatgtaaattttgttggAGTGGAAACAGAAAATGAGCTGGCTCATCAAGCATGTGTTTTGCGTGCTGACTTGGAAAAATCACACAAGGATAACTCCTCGCTTTTCCTCAAAATTGGTTGGTAGTTTTTTgtcatttaatattttcaacacaatTAACCTTGAAGGGCGCAACTCATTACTTCTAAATTTACTTTCACAGCCAGAGAGGACGAATTGAATTCATATAACAGGTCTATTGTGAATAGTTTTCAAGCTGAACTTGCCAAGCAACTTGAGACTCTTGGCAACTTGCTGGCTGCATCTTTTTCTCAACAAAATCAACACCTTCAACTTGTTGACAATCTCTGTATTTCCTTTCTTGAAATACATGACAAGGTCGTAAAGCCatctttgattttgtttttaattttttacttaTCTTTACATTATTGTCATTTTTATATGGTTAACTTCTGGGATCTTCGAAATATCTTTATTTCAAGTTTCGAGCGTGTTGTGCCTGAAATTATTTTGATGAGTAGCATTTTAGTTTTCCAGTTTTATCAAAGGCTTGAGAATATCTATTCTACAAAATTTTTTGTCATAGGCTTCCAAAgagttaaaaaataaagttagtGTCTCGAAGGCTTTGTATTCATCACATTTTGAGGCTGTACAAGAAGTTGTCCGGCTACACAAAGCTGGTTCAAATGCTGCTTTGGAGGAACTTTCGGTTTTGGCATTTTCTAATTATAAGTCTTGTCAAGAAGTAAGAACTTTTGTTTGTACTGGGTTAATAACTGTAATGTTACCTTGTGTAGTTGTCACTCACCCTCTTTATTGGAATCCTTAATATAGTTTTTAGC comes from Primulina huaijiensis isolate GDHJ02 chromosome 5, ASM1229523v2, whole genome shotgun sequence and encodes:
- the LOC140977279 gene encoding kinesin-like protein KIN-5C, with amino-acid sequence MSNRHEKEKSVNVQVLLRCRPFSEDELRNNAPQVVTCNEFLREVSVSQNIAGKHLDRVFTFDKVFGPNAQQSDLYQQAVVPIVNEVLEGFNCTIFAYGQTGTGKTYTMEGECKRSKSGPNGELPPEAGVIPRAVKQIFDTLESQNAEYSVKVTFLELYNEEITDLLAPEDMSRVTMEDKQKKLLPLMEDGKGGVLVRGLEEEIVASASEIFTLLERGSAKRRTAETLLNKQSSRSHSLFSITIHIKEATPEGEELIKCGKLNLVDLAGSENISRSGAREGRAREAGEINKSLLTLGRVINALVEHLGHIPYRDSKLTRLLRDSLGGRTKTCIIATVSPAVHCLEETLSTLDYAHRAKNIKNKPEVNQKMMKSTLIKDLYGEIERLKGEVYAAREKNGVYIPKERYYQEESERKVMADQIEQLGSTIENQQKQIEELHCKYNAQVKQCSYLGNKLEVTQKDLNHTSILLESTEDELRRCHYSLKERDFIILEQKKSENELAHQACVLRADLEKSHKDNSSLFLKIAREDELNSYNRSIVNSFQAELAKQLETLGNLLAASFSQQNQHLQLVDNLCISFLEIHDKASKELKNKVSVSKALYSSHFEAVQEVVRLHKAGSNAALEELSVLAFSNYKSCQEFLATEAVEVNSIFNDLQETLSNHQGEMANLASELRQRFNASVGQLMETSGSLNAFIDKLSEESKALQRHVTQVDEIQTKCIAEFHKSYEDQSRSVAEKLIADVTTLVSDCMRRQKEMVDARLGDIKETVIGNKMFLEGHVSTMDGITTDLKRKWQDSFTQAETNFKDNADFSAAKHCRMELLLQKCFNNADDALKRWQKTQESLSDMGSQHALAIAGNVRNICEGNERHNDEIEAAIITVEEDIKTNSEDIIQYFDGLSEQERTSVSEILTNSKAHSETLDNLQRDHSQQSASIEHQAVDTFRQKYMDYEPTGTTPIRCESNIPSQGTIEALRAMPMEVLQEEFRENNSSESFQVKEIKPSLIPRAPLSQIN